The following proteins are encoded in a genomic region of Corylus avellana chromosome ca4, CavTom2PMs-1.0:
- the LOC132178914 gene encoding uncharacterized protein LOC132178914 isoform X1, producing MGKSRSLRPESMSKSDLKFEKKRQFYGKVRETVAALSAQKAIGKKKKHRRGQKKLKVYDLSSLSEFLPELKTPQQPTPAAEFNLNCKSRQKLILKEGKQLSAVLNHPAFRLDPLAAIYQHLQSTQPVTDEKPKKRKNKNGGKKRKEKKSKVSDGPQSMVM from the exons ATGGGAAAGTCACGTTCACT CAGACCGGAATCAATGTCCAAATCCGACCTTAAATTCGAGAAGAAGCGCCAGTTCTATGGCA AGGTTAGAGAGACTGTTGCTGCCTTGAGTGCCCAGAAGGCTATTGGTAAG AAGAAGAAACATCGAAGGGGGCAGAAGAAGTTGAAAGTATATGATCTCTCTTCCCTCTCAGAGTTCCTTCCTGAGTTGAAGACTCCGCAGCAACCAACTCCTGCAGCTGAGTTCAACCTGAATTGTAAATCTCGGCAAAAGTTAAT CTTGAAGGAAGGTAAACAGTTGAGTGCAGTTCTTAACCATCCTGCTTTCCGGTTGGATCCTCTGGCTGCCATTTATCAACACCTGCAGAGCACACAACCGGTTACAGATGAGAAaccaaagaaaaggaaaaacaagaatggagggaagaagagaaaagagaagaagtcTAAGGTTTCAGATGGGCCTCAATCTATGGTTATGTGA
- the LOC132177247 gene encoding uncharacterized protein LOC132177247 yields MASAQISASLSLSFRDVYALSSAMAKAPAATPRLPLSKFSLRGSSFTTGSPLLIRRTYCQKRIAYKARSVSIRCEQGTQDNSLDVWLGRLAMVGFAVAITVEIATGKGLLENFGLTSPLPTVALAVTGLVGVLTAIFIFQSASKATNGNHPHFCLFRYTTLYICRWNHLPNCYTMKTAMSQVMMCIGCICHGPGFNVETVEYKNINFTVWDLGGQDKIRALWRHYFQNIQGLVFVVDSNDRERISEARNELHRILGEFELRNAILLVFANKQDLPNSLGVAEVADKLGLHTLHQRRWYIQSTSAIAGQGLHEGLDWLSSNFSSKAS; encoded by the exons ATGGCCTCTGCTCAAATCTCcgcctctctctccctttcctTCCGCG ATGTTTATGCTCTTAGCTCAGCCATGGCCAAAGCTCCTGCTGCAACTCCTCGGCTTCCTCTTTCCAAGTTTTCACTACGTGGGTCATCCTTCACCACCGGTTCTCCGCTTT TGATACGAAGAACTTATTGTCAAAAGAGGATTGCATACAAAGCTAGGTCCGTTTCCATAAGATGTGAGCAAGGTACCCAGGACAACAGTTTGGATGTATGGCTAGGCCGGCTTGCAATGGTTGGCTTTGCAGTGGCTATTACTGTTGAGATAGCGACTGGCAAGGGACTTCTGGAG AATTTTGGGCTCACAAGTCCCCTGCCTACAGTAGCCTTGGCAGTTACAGGATTGGTGGGCGTTTTGACAGCAATTTTTATCTTCCAGTCTGCTTCAAAAG CAACCAATGGCAACCATCCTCATTTCTGTCTCTTTAGATACACCACGTTATATATATGCAGATggaaccatcttccaaactGCTACACAATGAAGACTGCCATGTCACAGGTGATGATGTGTATTGGCTGCATTTGTCATGGACCAGGTTTTAACGTGGAGACAGTTGAGTACAAAAACATTAACTTCACTGTCTGGGATTTGGGAGGACAAGATAAG ATTCGAGCTTTGTGGAGACATTACTTTCAAAATATTCAAGGACTAGTCTTTGTCGTGGACAGCAATGatagagagagaatttcggaaGCCCGCAATGAGCTGCATCGTATTCTCGGCGag TTTGAACTGCGGAATGCCATTCTTCTTGTCTTTGCCAATAAGCAGGACCTTCCAAATTCTCTGGGTGTTGCTGAGGTTGCGGACAAACTTGGCCTACACACACTCCATCAGCGACGTTG GTACATCCAGAGTACTTCTGCCATCGCCGGCCAAGGGCTACACGAAGGTCTTGATTGGCTATCCAGCAACTTCTCTAGCAAGGCTTCATGA
- the LOC132179303 gene encoding sodium/proton antiporter 1: protein MASFSVGMHISPTHHFKKRSHISSSLPSYLLQAQPSLPCFGSSLCRTRGTRLLGNGVLARAEDKARGSTSSSSSFQEQQAQPNPESQLEELRPDSGSCDPLCSLDETSSRDFEATYQPKTDLLKALAIFAAAATGAVAINHSWVAANQDVAMALLFGIGYAGIIFEESLAFNKSGVGLLMAVSLWVVRSIGAPSTDIAVSELTHASAEVSEIVFFLLGAMTIVEIVDAHQGFKLVTDNITTRKPRTLLWVVGFVTFFLSSVLDNLTSTIVMVSLLRKLVPPSEFRKLLGAVVVIAANAGGAWTPIGDVTTTMLWIHGQISTLPTMKNLFIPSAVSLAVPLALMSLTSEVSGKGQDSPNVLASEQMAPRGQLVFSVGIGALIFVPVFKALTGLPPFMGILLGLGVLWLLTDAIHYGESERQKLKVPQALSRIDTQGVLFFLGILLSVSSLEAAGILRELANYLDAHIPSSDVIATAIGVVSAIIDNVPLVAATMGMYDLTSFPQDSEFWQLIAFCAGTGGSMLVIGSAAGVAFMGMEKVDFFWYFRKVSGFAFAGYAAGIAAYLAVHNLPISLPTTVAQVPFLSGS, encoded by the exons ATGGCCTCTTTCTCTGTTGGGATGCACATCTCCCCAACCCACCATTTCAAGAAACGCTCACATATCTCATCATCTCTTCCTAGCTATCTCCTTCAGGCACAGCCCTCACTCCCTTGCTTTGGATCGTCTTTGTGTAGAACCAGGGGTACAAGGTTGCTGGGCAATGGGGTTCTTGCTAGAGCTGAAGACAAGGCCAGGGGTTcaacatcttcttcttcttcgtttcAGGAGCAGCAAGCTCAACCAAATCCTGAGAGTCAACTAGAG GAGCTGAGACCAGACTCTGGGTCATGTGATCCTTTATGTTCACTGGACGAGACGAGTTCACGTGATTTTGAAGCCACTTATCAACCCAAGACTGATTTGCTGAAAGCTCTTGCAATATTTGCAGCAGCTGCAACAGGGGCAGTGGCAATTAACCATTCATGGGTTGCTGCCAATCAG GATGTTGCTATGGCATTGCTATTTGGAATAGGATATGCAGGCATCATTTTTGAAGAATCTCTAGCCTTCAATAAAAGCGGAGTGGGATTGCTGATGGCCGTCAGCTTATGGGTAGTGCGTAGCATTGGG GCTCCTTCAACTGACATAGCTGTTTCAGAGCTAACACATGCATCTGCAGAAGTCAGTGAAATAGTGTTTTTCTTGCTTGGTGCAATGACCATTGTAGAGATAGTTGATGCTCATCAAGGTTTTAAGCTGGTTACTGACAACATAACCACTCGAAAGCCACGGACGCTCCTCTGGGTG GTTGGTTTTGTGACTTTTTTCCTTAGTTCAGTCCTAGACAACCTGACGTCGACTATTGTCATGGTTTCATTATTACGGAAACTAGTACCTCCATCAGAATTCCGCAA GCTTCTAGGAGCTGTTGTTGTGATAGCAGCAAATGCAGGTGGTGCATGGACTCCTATTGGTGATGTTACCACTACCATGCTATGGATACACGGTCAGATATCCACTTTGCCGACAATGAAG AACCTATTCATACCTTCAGCTGTTTCTCTAGCTGTCCCTTTGGCACTTATGTCCCTGACTAG TGAAGTTAGTGGGAAGGGACAGGACTCTCCCAATGTTTTGGCATCTGAACAGATGGCTCCTCGAGGACAGCTTGTTTTCTCAGTAGGTATCGGAGCTTTGATTTTTGTTCCAGTGTTCAAGGCCCTAACCGGTTTGCCTCCCTTTATGGGTATCCTGCTTGGACTTGGAGTTCTATGGCTTCTGACTGATGCTATCCACTATGGGGAATCTGAAAGGCAAAAGTTGAAAGTACCACAAGCTTTATCACGGATTGACACTCAAGgagttcttttctttcttggaaTCCTTTTGTCTGTTAGCAG CCTTGAGGCTGCAGGGATTCTTCGGGAATTGGCAAATTACCTTGATGCTCATATTCCTAGTAGTGACGTGATTGCTACTGCAATAGGAGTCGTATCAGCAATTATAGACAATGTTCCACTGGTTGCAGCAACAATGGGAATGTATGATCTGACCTCTTTTCCCCAAGATTCTGAGTTTTGGCAGTTGATTGCATTCTGTGCTGGCACTGGTGGATCCATGTTAGTTATTGGCTCAGCAGCTGGAGTTGCATTTATGGGGATGGAGAAGGTGGACTTCTTTTGGTACTTCCGGAAG GTGAGTGGTTTTGCTTTCGCAGGTTATGCTGCTGGTATTGCTGCTTACCTAGCAGTACATAACCTCCCCATCTCCCTACCCACCACTGTAGCTCAGGTTCCTTTCCTTTCTGGTTCATAA
- the LOC132179096 gene encoding D-3-phosphoglycerate dehydrogenase 1, chloroplastic-like gives MATSASKALRTPFLKTPSFSSKQPLTSAFSVALGPSRRAVKPLVVVISAAAGGLDAKPTVLVAEKLGEAGLELLKEFANVDCAYNLSPEELCTKISLCDALIVRSGTKVSREVFESSGGRLKVVGRAGVGIDNVDLAAATEHGCLVVNAPTANTVAAAEHGIALLAAMARNVAQADASVKGGKWQRNKYVGVSLVGKTLAVMGFGKVGTEVARRAKGLGMHVIAHDPYAPADRARAIGVELVSFDEAIATADFISLHMPLTPATSKVLNDETFAKMKKGVRIVNVARGGVIDEEALVRALDAGIVAQAALDVFTQEPPPQESKLIQHEKVTATPHLGASTMEAQEGVAIEIAEAVVGALKGELAATAVNAPMVSAEVLTELKPYVVLAEKLGRLAVQLVAGGSGVKTVKVTYASARATDDLDTRLLRAMITKGIIEPISSVFVNLVNADFTAKQRGLRITEERIGLDGSPENPLDFIQVQIANVESKFASAISDSGEIKVEGRVKDGIPHLTKVGSFEVDVSLEGSIILCRQVDQPGMIGRVGSILGEENVNVSFMSVGRIAPRKQAVMAIGVDDQPSKQALKRIGEVPAIEEFVFLKL, from the exons ATGGCCACGTCAGCGTCCAAAGCCCTCCGAACTCCGTTTCTCAAGACGCCGTCGTTTAGCTCCAAGCAGCCTCTTACCTCCGCGTTCTCCGTTGCGCTCGGTCCGAGCCGACGAGCCGTGAAGCCGCTTGTGGTGGTGATATCGGCGGCGGCTGGGGGGCTGGACGCGAAGCCCACGGTGCTGGTGGCGGAGAAGCTGGGTGAGGCGGGGCTGGAGCTGCTGAAGGAGTTTGCGAATGTGGACTGTGCGTATAACCTGAGTCCGGAGGAGCTGTGCACGAAGATCTCGCTATGTGACGCGCTGATCGTGCGGAGCGGGACGAAGGTGAGCCGCGAGGTGTTCGAGTCATCGGGCGGGCGGCTCAAGGTGGTCGGGAGGGCCGGCGTGGGCATCGACAATGTGGATCTGGCGGCGGCAACGGAGCATGGTTGCTTGGTTGTCAACGCGCCCACCGCCAACACCGTCGCCGCCGCCGAGCACGGCATCGCGCTCCTGGCCGCTATGGCCAGGAACGTTGCCCAAGCCGATGCTTCGGTGAAAGGTG GAAAGTGGCAGCGGAATAAATATGTAGGGGTTTCACTTGTGGGTAAGACGCTTGCTGTGATGGGTTTTGGAAAGGTCGGAACGGAAGTTGCCCGGCGTGCAAAGGGGCTTGGTATGCATGTGATTGCGCATGATCCATATGCCCCAGCAGACCGTGCTCGTGCGATAGGTGTGGAGCTTGTGAGTTTTGATGAAGCCATAGCAACTGCGGATTTCATCTCTTTGCACATGCCTCTTACTCCTGCTACATCAAAGGTTCTCAATGACGAAACTTTCGCTAAGATGAAGAAAGGAGTTCGGATCGTCAATGTTGCTCGTGGGGGAGTTATTGATGAGGAAGCTCTAGTGAGGGCATTGGATGCTGGAATTGTAGCTCAG GCGGCCCTTGATGTTTTCACACAGGAGCCACCTCCTCAAGAAAGCAAGTTAATTCAGCATGAGAAAGTTACCGCAACTCCTCATTTGGGTGCCAGTACAATGGAAGCTCAG GAAGGGGTGGCTATTGAAATAGCTGAAGCTGTTGTGGGTGCCTTGAAAGGGGAGCTTGCTGCTACTGCAGTCAACGCACCAATGGTTTCTGCGGAG GTATTAACAGAGCTGAAACCATATGTTGTACTTGCTGAGAAACTTGGGAGACTTGCCGTCCAATTGGTAGCTGGAGGAAGTGGCGTCAAAACTGTTAAAGTGACTTATGCTTCTGCTAGAGCTACTGATGACCTTGACACCAGGCTTCTTCGTGCCATGATCACCAAGGGTATCATCGAGCCGATATCCAGTGTCTTTGTGAATTTGGTTAATGCTGATTTCACTGCCAAGCAAAGAGGTCTCAGAATAACTGAAGAGAGGATCGGTCTTGATGGTTCTCCTGAGAACCCACTTGATTTCATTCAAGTCCAGATTGCCAATGTGGAATCCAAATTTGCCAGCGCCATATCAGACTCTGGGGAGATTAAGGTTGAGGGGCGGGTGAAGGACGGGATTCCTCATCTGACAAAGGTAGGATCTTTTGAAGTTGATGTGAGCTTGGAAGGCAGTATTATACTCTGCAGGCAGGTCGATCAGCCAGGTATGATTGGAAGGGTTGGGAGCATTTTGGGTGAGGAGAATGTGAATGTCAGCTTTATGAGTGTTGGAAGGATTGCCCCCAGAAAGCAAGCTGTAATGGCAATTGGAGTGGATGACCAACCCAGCAAGCAAGCTTTGAAGAGGATTGGTGAAGTTCCAGCCATTGAAGAGTTTGTTTTCCTCAAGTTGTAG
- the LOC132178914 gene encoding uncharacterized protein LOC132178914 isoform X2 yields the protein MGKSRSLPESMSKSDLKFEKKRQFYGKVRETVAALSAQKAIGKKKKHRRGQKKLKVYDLSSLSEFLPELKTPQQPTPAAEFNLNCKSRQKLILKEGKQLSAVLNHPAFRLDPLAAIYQHLQSTQPVTDEKPKKRKNKNGGKKRKEKKSKVSDGPQSMVM from the exons ATGGGAAAGTCACGTTCACT ACCGGAATCAATGTCCAAATCCGACCTTAAATTCGAGAAGAAGCGCCAGTTCTATGGCA AGGTTAGAGAGACTGTTGCTGCCTTGAGTGCCCAGAAGGCTATTGGTAAG AAGAAGAAACATCGAAGGGGGCAGAAGAAGTTGAAAGTATATGATCTCTCTTCCCTCTCAGAGTTCCTTCCTGAGTTGAAGACTCCGCAGCAACCAACTCCTGCAGCTGAGTTCAACCTGAATTGTAAATCTCGGCAAAAGTTAAT CTTGAAGGAAGGTAAACAGTTGAGTGCAGTTCTTAACCATCCTGCTTTCCGGTTGGATCCTCTGGCTGCCATTTATCAACACCTGCAGAGCACACAACCGGTTACAGATGAGAAaccaaagaaaaggaaaaacaagaatggagggaagaagagaaaagagaagaagtcTAAGGTTTCAGATGGGCCTCAATCTATGGTTATGTGA